CGCCCCCGGACCCTGCCTGCCTGTACTTCCAGCAGGGCGGCGCGGCGGCGGCCACGCCGTCGCCGTCGGGCTCGTCTTTGAGTTCGTCTCTCGATGAAGACGCCATGGCGGGCGACGAGTACAGCTTCGACCTGGAGAACCTCGAGGAGGTCGTCAAACAAGAGATGGGCGCCAAGTACGCGGCGCTTCAGCCCGAGCTACAACAGCTCGAGCATCTGCGCCGTCCGCTGGTCGGCAGTACGCCGGGCACACCGCCGGACACGCCGCCCGGCTCGACCGCCTGCCCGGCGTCGCCCGAGTTCGGCGCCTGCATGCCGGACGACAGCATGATGTGGCTGTCgcagccaccaccgccgccggcGCCACATCAGGCGCCGCACCAAGCGCACGTGCGCTTCGGACACCAGGAGCCGCTGGACCTGCGGCCGCAGGGGGACCTCGAGTGGATGCAGCTGCGCCGCGACCTGGAGGGCCCACGGCCCCCGATGATCCCGTCGCTGCCCATGCGGGACATCTTGGACGACGACCAGCTGATCACGCTGTCTGTGCGCGAACTCAACAAGCGACTCCACGGGTTCCCCCGCGAAGAAGTGGTTCGCCTCAAGCAGAAACGTCGGACGCTCAAGAACCGCGGCTACGCGCAGAACTGCCGGACCAAGCGCCTGGCGCAGAGGCACGAGCTGGAAAGCAGGAACCGCATCCTTCAGGCCGAGGCCAACCGTTTGCGTCAGGAGCTGGAACGCGCCTGCCAAGAACGCGACTTCTACAAGCAGCAGCTGGGCGCCGCCGCCCGCGCCCGCGCTCAGCAGCCgccgccacagcagcagcagctgccgccgCCACCCCACGGACTCGGGCCCGGCTCGCCGGACTTCCTCATGTGACTCTGGCCGGCCCGCACGGGCGGTTCCGCCAAGTGGCCGCCGCGCAACTGAAAGAGACTGTACGAAAGGCGGCAGCCACACCGCCGACGAACAGTGCGCCGTCGCCTGGCCTGATGCCCCAGCCGGCGCGCACCCCCATAGACTGTACGAAAGGCGGCTCCCAGCCGCTGACGACTACCCCGCTTGCGCTTGCTTTGCTTGTCCCTTGTCTTGCCCGCCGCCGCTCAAAGTTCAACGAGGTTCGCGTTCTAGAGCATGGGCCTCCAGGTGGGCGGCTCCCGGGACGCCGGCCAGTTTGCTATCAACAGGTACGAAAGGCTCCGCATGGCCGTACGCATTTGCCCCCTTGATCGCCGACAGTCGCGCGTGCCAAGTCGCGGGTAGGAGGCGCCGCACCGGCGCCGGGTCGTGGCCCGGGTCGCTGCGCTGTCTCCTCCCCGCTGTCACGCCATTGCCCCAGCGCCCAACCCTGGCGCTCCGCGGATACACGCGGCTTTAGTCCAGGCGCGCAATGTTCTGTCACACCGCACTCACGCGTCCTGCCGCTTGCGTTCTCGAGCACACGCTCTCCCTGCGGCGCGCGCGGCCCCATGCCGAGCATTTTGTTTCGTTGAATATTATTTCTTCATGCCGGTGGTTAGAGTAAATGCTAGTCGTGGTCAAAAGGTGATAGTGTTGCTGTCATCGTGACTCCGCTACAATTCTGGTTTGCTCGTACTTCTTGAGATACACCATATGAGTGCGGCGCAGTTATTTGTGGTTGATGAAGTAGCAAGGGCAGTGCAATTATATCTACTAGCACGTGTACTCGTTCCTTTTGTATGCGGTGTCGACTATGACAAAGAAATGGAGAAACAGTTGTGTTTTCTAGTCTTGTTTGCGTACGTGAAGGCTACGAAAACGAAGGGTTGTATTCCGCATGGTTGCTTTAAACCAAGACAGTAGATCTCGTGTGTAGTGCATATTTACGATTCAATAGCCATATTTACTGGACAGGAGATATGGCTGTCATTCCTAATCTGAGTTGTTAAAATTGTGTGTATTAACTCGTTATCCCCACACTTAACAAGGAACATTCTTGCATATACATGATGCTTACCAGTTCTGACCACGACAAGGGAACACCTCATATTGTATTACTTTTGTACAAGTAATATTCTACACGGTTGCCGCGCCTCTGCTTTAACAATTAGGGAACAAGGCAGACTGCCATTAGCCCTAAGCATCTTTTTTCATCCCTTCATGTCCGAATAAGCACTACAGTGTTGTACTCACGAGTGACATAACACGATGTTCTGTCATGCATTTTGGCTATCTATGTGAAAACTTCAGTTTACTTACGTGTAAAAGTCCTTTCGAAGCGGGGGAAACCGGCCACGGTGGTTTAACTGGCCAGCACCTTCGATGCAGTGACCTTTGCCATCAGAGTGCAACCTGGACACCAGTGCTTGCGGTGTTGTTAGACGAGGTTACAATATAAGCGTGAAAAAAGTCTTGTTACTGCGTGTGCAATATGCGCCAATGTTGTCAAAACCCTTGATATCCTTTTCTGAGCCTTGATGCCGTCTGCACCATTATAATTTTATGCCGATACTGACAGCAAAATAATCAACCGTGAGCCACCTTACTGGTCTTTTGATCCCTGTTGCAACGTCCGGCTACAACCTGTGCGTTTCTAGTGGGCGTTTATCCAGCGTGTACCAGTCCGAAAACCCTGGTTTGTAAAGTGAGATATAGTTCCTGGAATCAATGTAGACACTGCCTTAGCGACTAAAACTTTATTTTAACCATTTAAGATTGTGCAATAATGTTATGACGGAGACAGCTAACTGTGGGAATCCGCCACGACAAAGCCTTTACAGAACCCGCAATGAAGGTACACAAGCGCCACCACAAAGAACCAAGCCAAAAGAAATGCAGTGTCCGTAAGAATGAGTTGCTTAGTCCTTACTTACTTAGTGCAAACTTGACGGCCGACAAGCACTGAATCCATAGGCATCTCGTTCCTAGGGCCTCCTTAATATGGCAAGTGGTCTGGTACTAATCCATGCATTATCTGTCTCGTTGCAACTTAGAGCAGTTCCGTTTTTTCCTCACCAGTCGGACTTCAAATCATAAAACAAATATCTACGTGCGTGATGCGAAGGCGCTTGTTGCAGTAAACGAGTAGAGAAGAGTGATGTGCAATGTTTTCAA
This Dermacentor albipictus isolate Rhodes 1998 colony chromosome 1, USDA_Dalb.pri_finalv2, whole genome shotgun sequence DNA region includes the following protein-coding sequences:
- the LOC139054196 gene encoding transcription factor MafA-like, translating into MWGKPAGAELFGAQVVCGARRERSLVSPSRARGASVALYAGEAGEAAVAAWLGGAPPDPACLYFQQGGAAAATPSPSGSSLSSSLDEDAMAGDEYSFDLENLEEVVKQEMGAKYAALQPELQQLEHLRRPLVGSTPGTPPDTPPGSTACPASPEFGACMPDDSMMWLSQPPPPPAPHQAPHQAHVRFGHQEPLDLRPQGDLEWMQLRRDLEGPRPPMIPSLPMRDILDDDQLITLSVRELNKRLHGFPREEVVRLKQKRRTLKNRGYAQNCRTKRLAQRHELESRNRILQAEANRLRQELERACQERDFYKQQLGAAARARAQQPPPQQQQLPPPPHGLGPGSPDFLM